Proteins encoded together in one Quercus lobata isolate SW786 chromosome 3, ValleyOak3.0 Primary Assembly, whole genome shotgun sequence window:
- the LOC115981884 gene encoding zinc finger BED domain-containing protein RICESLEEPER 1-like gives MPWYCSRYKMKLLEFYYPNIYGDDSNLEIDKIKNLCYDFLDEYGDIDESPVNNEGSSHIPASTSSPMAQMKFRLSGAMSSFDLFVNNSSSSSKKHESARMELDHFIDEGVLKRSEDFDILGWWKSNGLKYPTLQRIARDILAILVTTVASESAFNTSRRLLSPHRSKLHPKTIEAMMCAQNWLWSEIDGSSTMSGDCTLQSILDDGEPNEEDGSCVTIVDD, from the exons ATGCCATGGTATTGTTCAAGATATAAGATGAAGTTATTAGAGTTTTATTATCCTAACATTTATGGTGATGATTCTAATTTGGAGATTGACAAAATTAAGAATCTTTGTTATGATTTTCTTGATGAGTATGGAGATATAGATGAGTCCCCTGTAAATAATGAAGGAAGTTCTCATATTCCTGCAAGTACTTCAAGCCCTATGGCACAAATGAAGTTTAGGTTGAGTGGGGCAATGTCATCTTTTGATTTATTTGTGAACAATAGTTCAAGTAGTTCAAAGAAACATGAGAGTGCTAGAATGGAACTTGATCATTTCATTGATGAGGGAGTGTTGAAAAGGAGTgaagattttgatattttgggatgGTGGAAAAGTAATGGTCTCAAGTATCCTACTTTACAAAGGATTGCAAGAGATATTTTAGCCATTCTTGTCACAACTGTTGCTTCAGAATCTGCCTTTAACACTAGTAGAAGACTTTTAAGTCCACACCGTAGTAAGCTACATCCCAAGACTATAGAGGCAATGATGTGTGCTCAGAATTGGTTATGGAGTGAAATCGACG GTTCTTCAACTATGTCTGGAGATTGTACACTTCAATCAATTCTTGATGATGGGGAGCCTAATGAAGAGGATGGGAGTTGTGTCACAATTGTGGATGATTAg